In Verrucomicrobiota bacterium, a single window of DNA contains:
- a CDS encoding glycosyltransferase, translating into MKKILIFTAGFGEGHNTAARSIRDALHHLAPAEAQVEVFDLFESCYGKPYHFVRKAYITAINRTPRFWGKIYNVIDGTQVVESNMMVLSRMRKAMLDLLGQHEPDVIISTYPIYNYVLDDLYEEGHPKTFSQITIITDSITVNSVWYRCSSDYFLVANEDTAAVLRAAGCPEERIKILGFPVPHRFAEMRDRRYTAEDVGPRKVLYMINSGKKEAPQLVERLSQRDDIVLTVTVGRDAALRREIEALMMHSAHSVQILGWTTKMPELLTSHHVIITKAGGATIQEAIAARTPVIISQVVPGQEEGNARLIVENECGMLAPRPNAIVEALETAFANDGEVLRRWVANLGRLSHPDASLQIARFILSLAVPEDAMSPRRLSFEAKSVPAKQSILLCDLHTHTTFSDGKLTVAELVDFYGQRGFDALCITDHICDYAKLIGRMTGLTGVAMTLDQVTHYFETIEKEKRRAWEKYNLLLMTGLEFNKEGLTRKSSAHLLGIDLKRPIDPGLSIVQTIAEIHAQGALAIASHPHEFKTTWGKNTLYLWENLEQYAPLLDAWEVASRDDLFNPVGLRRLPFVANSDFHKPKHIFSWKTVLFCEKDPEAIKECIRVNRNVAITLYRNHHTGFTTLPIEQRASRLNFVRKRMTELVSTGREVA; encoded by the coding sequence ATGAAGAAAATCCTGATTTTCACCGCCGGCTTCGGCGAGGGTCATAATACGGCTGCGAGAAGTATTCGTGATGCGCTTCACCACCTTGCGCCCGCCGAAGCGCAGGTCGAAGTCTTTGACCTGTTCGAGAGTTGCTACGGCAAGCCTTACCATTTTGTCCGCAAAGCTTACATCACCGCCATCAATCGGACGCCGCGGTTTTGGGGTAAGATCTACAACGTGATCGACGGCACGCAGGTCGTTGAATCCAACATGATGGTGCTGTCGCGCATGCGTAAAGCCATGCTGGACCTTTTGGGGCAGCATGAGCCTGACGTCATCATTTCGACTTACCCGATCTACAATTACGTGCTCGATGACCTCTACGAAGAGGGGCACCCCAAGACCTTTTCCCAGATCACCATCATCACCGATTCCATCACGGTGAACTCCGTCTGGTACCGCTGTTCCAGCGATTACTTTCTTGTCGCCAACGAGGATACCGCCGCCGTCCTGCGCGCCGCGGGTTGTCCCGAGGAGCGCATCAAAATCCTCGGGTTTCCCGTGCCCCACCGTTTTGCCGAGATGCGCGATCGCCGATACACGGCTGAAGACGTCGGGCCGCGGAAGGTCCTGTACATGATCAATTCCGGCAAGAAAGAGGCGCCGCAACTGGTGGAACGGCTGAGCCAACGGGACGACATCGTGCTGACCGTAACGGTCGGGCGGGATGCAGCTTTACGCCGTGAAATCGAGGCGCTGATGATGCACTCGGCCCACTCGGTGCAGATCCTGGGGTGGACCACAAAAATGCCCGAACTGCTGACCAGCCACCACGTCATCATCACCAAGGCCGGCGGAGCGACGATCCAGGAAGCCATCGCCGCTCGCACCCCGGTGATCATCAGCCAGGTGGTTCCCGGCCAGGAAGAAGGCAATGCGCGCCTTATCGTTGAAAATGAGTGCGGGATGTTAGCGCCCAGGCCGAACGCCATCGTCGAAGCCCTGGAAACCGCCTTTGCGAACGATGGAGAGGTTCTGCGCCGGTGGGTAGCCAATCTGGGCCGGCTCAGCCACCCGGATGCGTCGCTGCAGATTGCCCGTTTTATTCTCTCCCTGGCTGTGCCGGAGGATGCCATGTCGCCGCGCCGGTTATCCTTTGAGGCGAAATCCGTGCCGGCCAAGCAGTCCATCCTGCTTTGTGACCTCCACACGCACACGACGTTCTCGGATGGCAAGCTGACCGTCGCTGAGTTGGTCGATTTTTACGGGCAGCGCGGCTTTGATGCGCTCTGCATTACCGATCACATCTGTGATTACGCCAAGCTTATCGGGCGCATGACGGGCCTTACCGGGGTGGCGATGACCCTGGACCAGGTCACGCATTATTTTGAGACGATCGAGAAGGAGAAACGCCGGGCCTGGGAGAAATACAACCTGCTCCTGATGACCGGCCTGGAGTTCAATAAGGAGGGCCTGACCCGGAAAAGTTCTGCGCACCTGCTCGGCATCGATCTCAAGCGGCCGATCGATCCCGGCTTAAGCATCGTCCAGACGATCGCCGAGATTCACGCTCAGGGCGCGCTCGCCATTGCGTCGCATCCGCACGAGTTCAAGACCACCTGGGGTAAGAACACCCTCTACCTGTGGGAAAACCTTGAGCAGTATGCGCCGTTGCTCGACGCGTGGGAAGTGGCCAGCCGCGATGACCTTTTCAACCCCGTCGGGTTGCGACGGTTGCCGTTCGTCGCCAACAGCGATTTCCACAAACCGAAACACATCTTCTCCTGGAAAACGGTCCTGTTCTGCGAAAAGGACCCCGAAGCGATCAAGGAATGCATCCGGGTCAATCGCAACGTCGCCATCACCCTTTATCGCAACCACCACACCGGGTTCACCACCCTGCCTATTGAGCAGCGCGCTTCCCGGCTGAATTTCGTGCGGAAACGGATGACGGAACTGGTCTCAACCGGCCGCGAGGTGGCCTAA
- the purQ gene encoding phosphoribosylformylglycinamidine synthase subunit PurQ, producing MKIAVIQFPGSNCDQDCLAALRAGLGASAGYVWHKEESLAGYDAVVLPGGFSYGDYLRCGAIARFSPIMKAVIAAAREGMPVLGICNGFQILCEAGLLPGALVRNRDLAFICQPVRLRVETSDTPFTRLTRPGRILRMPVAHGEGAFFADEPVLERLRAEDRIVFRYVDAAGRPVAEANPNGSVDNVAGVCNPERNVVGMMPHPDRAWDELLGSTDGRLLFGSLIETFAVR from the coding sequence ATGAAGATCGCCGTCATCCAGTTTCCCGGCTCCAACTGTGACCAGGACTGCCTTGCGGCCCTCCGGGCGGGCCTCGGGGCATCCGCCGGTTACGTCTGGCATAAGGAAGAGAGCCTGGCCGGTTACGACGCGGTGGTGCTTCCCGGCGGATTTTCCTACGGCGATTACCTGCGCTGCGGGGCGATTGCCCGGTTCTCGCCGATCATGAAGGCCGTGATTGCGGCTGCCCGGGAAGGCATGCCGGTACTCGGCATCTGCAACGGTTTCCAGATTCTGTGCGAAGCGGGTTTGCTTCCCGGGGCCCTGGTCCGCAATCGCGACCTTGCCTTTATCTGCCAGCCCGTCCGCCTGCGGGTGGAAACTTCCGATACCCCGTTTACCCGCCTTACCCGGCCCGGCCGGATTCTGCGGATGCCGGTGGCGCACGGCGAAGGAGCCTTTTTTGCGGACGAACCGGTCCTGGAAAGGCTGCGGGCCGAAGACCGGATTGTGTTTCGGTACGTGGATGCCGCCGGGCGCCCGGTCGCCGAAGCCAACCCGAACGGCAGCGTCGACAACGTGGCCGGGGTTTGTAACCCCGAACGCAACGTGGTCGGCATGATGCCGCACCCGGACCGCGCCTGGGATGAACTCCTCGGCAGCACCGATGGGCGCTTGCTGTTTGGGTCTTTGATTGAAACCTTTGCCGTCCGCTGA
- a CDS encoding phosphoribosylformylglycinamidine cyclo-ligase — MSNAPKSKAYAESGVDIELGNRVKKGLQEKVRTTFGPEVLGKIGGFGGLFRADFRNMQEPVLVSSIDGVGTKLKIAISLGKHESVAQDLVNHCINDIAVTGARPLFFLDYIGAERLEPAVFNQLISGFTKACRVSRCALIGGETAQMPDMYYEGEYDLAGCIVGIVDRPKILDGSRIVPSDVLVGLPSSGLHTNGYSLARRVLLHGLGLSLEQKVDGLSKPLGEELLRIHRNYQPILESVPSGVIKGAAHITGGGLIDNLPRVLPATCDALIDTGSWKVPALFRLVQRAGDISTEEMFQVFNMGIGMVLVVSKRHQQEVVALTKGKVIGRITPGSGRVLLS, encoded by the coding sequence ATGAGCAATGCCCCCAAGAGCAAGGCTTACGCCGAATCCGGCGTCGATATCGAGCTGGGAAACCGGGTAAAAAAGGGGCTTCAGGAAAAGGTCCGCACGACCTTTGGCCCGGAAGTGCTGGGCAAGATCGGCGGTTTCGGCGGGCTGTTCCGGGCCGACTTCCGGAACATGCAGGAACCGGTTTTGGTGTCGAGCATCGACGGGGTCGGCACCAAGCTGAAAATCGCGATCAGTCTCGGCAAGCATGAGTCGGTCGCCCAGGACCTGGTCAACCATTGCATTAACGATATCGCCGTCACCGGGGCGCGTCCGCTTTTCTTCCTCGATTACATCGGGGCCGAACGCCTTGAGCCGGCGGTTTTCAACCAACTCATTTCCGGCTTCACCAAAGCCTGCCGCGTCAGCCGGTGCGCGTTGATCGGTGGTGAGACCGCCCAGATGCCCGACATGTATTACGAAGGCGAGTACGATCTGGCCGGTTGCATCGTCGGGATCGTGGACCGGCCCAAAATTCTGGATGGCAGCCGGATCGTGCCTTCCGACGTGCTGGTGGGTTTGCCGTCGAGCGGCCTCCATACCAACGGTTACTCGCTTGCGCGCAGAGTCTTGCTCCACGGCCTGGGCCTGAGCCTGGAGCAGAAGGTGGACGGGTTATCCAAACCGTTAGGCGAGGAGCTGCTCCGGATTCACCGCAATTATCAACCCATCCTCGAATCCGTGCCGTCCGGCGTTATCAAGGGGGCCGCCCACATTACCGGCGGCGGTTTGATCGATAACCTGCCGCGGGTCCTGCCCGCCACCTGCGATGCGCTCATCGATACGGGTTCATGGAAGGTTCCGGCCCTGTTCCGGCTCGTTCAGCGGGCAGGCGATATCAGCACCGAGGAGATGTTCCAGGTTTTCAACATGGGGATCGGTATGGTGTTGGTGGTAAGCAAGCGTCATCAACAGGAGGTAGTCGCCCTGACCAAAGGGAAAGTTATCGGCAGGATTACCCCGGGTTCGGGCAGGGTGTTGCTCAGTTAG
- a CDS encoding amidophosphoribosyltransferase: MSLVNSSSKPRHECGVFAVYGHPNAASLTYYGLFALQHRGQESAGMVTTEGSHHLFNIHRGMGLVSQVFGEKDLQRLTGTRAIGHVRYSTTGSSTLKNAQPLVVDCGRGQLAIAHNGNLVNAAILRDELEARGSIFQTTVDSEIILHLLARPTGRDNVLTALRQVHGAFSLVLLSEEEIIGVRDPFGFRPLVLGKLDDAFILASETCALDLIHAEYIREIEPGEVVIINDDGIRSEWPFKEERKAFCMFEFVYFARPDSVISNRNVSKARVNMGRELARLHPVEADIVVPVPDSGNYAALGFSQELGIPYEHAFVRNHYIGRTFLQPTQLIRDFDVRVKLNLIKELVRDKRVVVVDDSVVRGTTARARVVNLREAGAKEVHLRISCPPHKYPCYYGIDFPDPKNLLANQYSMEQIQEYLGVDSIGYLEVDAMVRATGLPKQDFCLACFNNEYPVPFDPNVDKFIMERRRTRSRLLPDAKAQPGLFAQLK; this comes from the coding sequence CTGTCGCTTGTGAATTCTTCCTCGAAACCACGCCATGAATGCGGGGTGTTTGCCGTTTACGGCCATCCGAACGCCGCCTCGCTGACCTATTACGGCCTTTTTGCACTGCAGCATCGCGGCCAGGAAAGCGCCGGCATGGTTACCACCGAAGGGTCTCATCACCTGTTCAACATCCATCGCGGCATGGGCCTGGTGTCACAGGTCTTCGGCGAAAAGGACCTGCAGCGCTTGACCGGTACCCGGGCCATCGGGCACGTCCGGTATTCGACGACCGGTTCAAGCACGTTGAAGAACGCGCAACCGCTCGTCGTTGACTGCGGGCGGGGCCAGCTCGCCATCGCGCATAACGGCAACCTGGTAAACGCCGCCATCCTGCGGGATGAACTCGAAGCCCGGGGCTCGATTTTCCAGACTACCGTCGACAGCGAAATCATCCTCCATTTGCTGGCCCGCCCGACCGGGCGGGACAACGTCCTGACGGCCCTGCGGCAGGTGCACGGGGCGTTTTCTCTCGTCCTGCTGAGTGAAGAGGAAATCATCGGCGTCCGTGACCCGTTCGGTTTCCGGCCGCTGGTGCTGGGCAAACTCGACGACGCATTTATCCTCGCGTCGGAAACGTGCGCGCTGGACCTGATCCACGCCGAGTACATTCGCGAGATTGAACCCGGCGAGGTGGTGATCATCAACGATGACGGCATCCGCTCGGAATGGCCGTTCAAGGAGGAACGCAAGGCCTTCTGCATGTTCGAATTCGTCTATTTCGCGCGGCCGGACAGCGTCATCAGCAACCGGAACGTCAGCAAGGCCCGCGTCAACATGGGGCGCGAACTGGCCCGGTTGCATCCCGTTGAGGCCGACATCGTCGTGCCGGTGCCGGACTCGGGCAATTACGCCGCGCTCGGCTTCAGCCAGGAATTAGGCATCCCTTACGAGCACGCCTTTGTGCGGAACCATTATATCGGACGCACGTTTCTGCAGCCGACGCAGCTCATTCGCGACTTCGACGTGCGGGTGAAGCTCAACCTGATCAAGGAATTGGTACGCGACAAACGGGTGGTCGTCGTGGACGATTCCGTCGTGCGCGGCACCACCGCCCGGGCCCGGGTGGTTAATCTGCGGGAGGCCGGGGCAAAAGAAGTGCACCTGCGGATCAGCTGTCCGCCGCACAAGTACCCTTGTTATTACGGGATCGATTTTCCCGACCCGAAAAACCTGCTCGCAAACCAATATTCGATGGAACAGATCCAGGAGTACCTGGGTGTGGATTCAATCGGTTATCTCGAGGTGGATGCGATGGTGCGAGCAACGGGTTTGCCGAAACAGGATTTCTGTTTAGCCTGCTTTAACAACGAATACCCGGTGCCTTTCGACCCGAACGTGGATAAATTCATCATGGAACGACGCCGAACGCGTTCCCGTTTGTTGCCGGATGCGAAAGCCCAACCCGGGTTGTTCGCCCAACTTAAATGA
- a CDS encoding N-acetylmuramoyl-L-alanine amidase — MRLLLVCLGLFFGADAIRSPGQSTDEDDQRLRDLFLKNRQQIEVVPSPSPSAKATPAPAPRPIRKPFRSSPDSEATRSPVPGGGRAGLPRGVPKPETTAGPDGTAGPSPSPGQTGNGPASAPDLEEEEEMTEEPAPTAPTVTPSPTTPTPTPTPVPTPTPKRRRRWLFFGPWEDVHEPKPIPEMKNGQAPIIIEKSGGQARQELAPVPGYDYYRWRYLTAAIRRAIDDARVARGRWKYIVVHNSGTRQGSARIFDYYHRHVRRMPNGLAYHFVIGNGSSSGNGQIEIGNRWTRQLPGGHVHSDYLNYIGIGICLVGDFNRDLPTQAQYEALDELIRYLRQRVGKVDGQYTIVLGHREINPRPTDCPGSRFPLNWLHHTFPNN; from the coding sequence GTGAGGCTGCTTTTGGTTTGTCTGGGCCTGTTTTTCGGTGCGGATGCGATTCGTTCACCGGGCCAATCGACCGATGAGGATGACCAGCGGCTTCGAGACCTGTTTTTGAAAAACCGGCAGCAGATCGAAGTGGTCCCCAGCCCGTCGCCGAGCGCCAAGGCGACGCCGGCGCCGGCGCCCCGGCCAATCCGTAAACCGTTCCGCAGTTCGCCAGATAGCGAGGCAACCAGATCACCAGTCCCGGGCGGCGGCAGGGCGGGGCTGCCGCGTGGCGTGCCGAAGCCGGAAACGACCGCGGGACCCGACGGCACGGCCGGCCCGTCGCCCTCGCCCGGCCAGACCGGGAACGGTCCGGCCTCCGCACCCGACCTGGAGGAGGAAGAGGAAATGACGGAGGAACCGGCGCCCACGGCGCCCACGGTGACCCCGTCGCCTACCACGCCCACGCCCACACCCACCCCGGTGCCGACCCCCACGCCGAAGAGAAGGCGGCGCTGGCTTTTCTTCGGTCCCTGGGAGGATGTCCACGAGCCGAAGCCCATCCCGGAAATGAAAAACGGGCAGGCGCCGATCATCATCGAAAAATCGGGCGGACAGGCACGGCAGGAGCTTGCCCCGGTACCCGGATACGATTATTACCGCTGGCGTTACCTCACCGCCGCAATCCGGCGGGCGATCGACGACGCCAGGGTCGCCCGCGGCCGTTGGAAGTACATCGTGGTGCATAACAGCGGCACCCGGCAGGGCAGCGCCCGCATCTTCGACTATTACCACCGGCACGTGCGCCGGATGCCAAACGGGCTGGCCTACCACTTTGTGATCGGTAACGGGAGTTCCTCCGGCAACGGCCAGATTGAGATCGGCAACCGCTGGACCCGCCAACTGCCGGGCGGACACGTCCACAGCGATTACCTGAATTACATCGGGATCGGCATCTGCCTGGTGGGCGATTTTAATCGTGATCTGCCCACGCAGGCGCAGTACGAAGCTTTGGACGAACTCATCCGGTACCTTCGCCAACGCGTCGGTAAGGTCGATGGACAATACACCATCGTCCTCGGCCATCGCGAAATTAACCCGCGTCCGACCGACTGCCCGGGAAGCCGTTTCCCGCTCAACTGGTTGCACCACACGTTTCCGAATAATTAG
- the purL gene encoding phosphoribosylformylglycinamidine synthase subunit PurL produces MSATTITPELVRKHGLTEDEYERIKQILGREPNYTELGVFSVMWSEHCSYKNTRLQLKKFPTTGPRVLVKAGEENAGVIDIGDGWAVAFKMESHNHPSAVEPFNGAATGVGGIIRDIFTMGARPVFLLDSLRFGEIEGDTPQARRNRRLLRGVVSGISHYGNCIGVPTIGGEVYFDEAYEGNPLVNVFCAGVLRHDQIARGAARGIGNPVYYVGAETGRDGLAGAAFASRDLTEESKEDRPAVQVGDPFKEKLLLEACLELLASGAVAGIQDMGAAGLTCSTCETASRGGTGVEIDLALVPKREPGMTAYETLLSESQERMLIIVNQGHEEAVRRIFEKWDLPYALIGRVTGDGMMRVRTKSEVCVEIPASKLADDAPVYAREERPPVPEPELDLQTVPAADVEKALVRVLGHPTIASKRWIYRQYDHTVRAGTVVPPGSDAAVFYVREAGKFLAATSDCNGLYCRLDPREGARIAVAEAARNLVCSGATPLAVTDNLNFGNPYRPENFWQLREAVDGLAEACREFGLPVTGGNVSLYNQNPAGAIDPTPTVGMVGLIDDRAWITRQHFRQAGDVVLLIGDPGTELGGSQYLKLIHGRKAGRPPRLDYQKEKASQAAVRRLIRAGWLQSAHDCSEGGLGVALAEACFSTEARLGARLRLQAPGLRDDQALFNESQSRIVVSVVPARADEAIGLAAEAGAPVQRLGEVGGDALSISVNDREYRWDVEGIFDSWYFSIERLMSSGFSG; encoded by the coding sequence ATGTCCGCCACGACCATCACTCCCGAACTGGTGCGCAAGCACGGCCTGACCGAAGACGAATACGAGCGCATCAAGCAGATCCTCGGCCGTGAACCTAACTACACCGAGCTCGGCGTGTTCTCGGTGATGTGGAGCGAGCATTGCTCATACAAAAATACGCGCCTGCAGCTTAAAAAATTTCCCACGACCGGTCCGCGCGTCCTCGTGAAGGCCGGGGAAGAAAATGCCGGGGTCATCGACATCGGCGACGGCTGGGCGGTCGCCTTCAAGATGGAGAGCCACAATCACCCGAGTGCGGTCGAGCCTTTCAACGGGGCTGCCACCGGGGTGGGTGGCATCATCCGCGACATTTTCACGATGGGGGCGCGTCCGGTGTTCCTGCTTGACTCGCTCCGGTTCGGAGAGATTGAGGGGGACACCCCGCAGGCGCGGCGCAACCGCCGCCTTTTGCGTGGGGTGGTGAGCGGCATCTCGCATTACGGCAACTGCATTGGCGTGCCGACCATCGGGGGCGAGGTGTATTTCGACGAGGCGTATGAGGGCAATCCGCTCGTAAATGTCTTTTGCGCGGGCGTGCTGCGCCACGACCAGATCGCCCGCGGGGCGGCCCGGGGCATCGGCAACCCGGTCTATTACGTGGGGGCTGAAACGGGCCGGGACGGCTTGGCCGGGGCGGCCTTTGCGTCGCGGGATCTGACGGAAGAATCGAAGGAAGACCGGCCGGCGGTGCAGGTCGGCGACCCGTTCAAGGAAAAGCTGCTGCTGGAAGCGTGCCTGGAATTGCTTGCAAGCGGCGCCGTGGCGGGCATCCAGGACATGGGGGCGGCGGGCCTGACCTGTTCGACTTGTGAGACGGCCAGCCGCGGCGGGACCGGCGTGGAGATCGACCTGGCGCTGGTGCCCAAACGTGAACCGGGCATGACGGCGTACGAGACCCTGTTGAGCGAGTCGCAGGAACGCATGCTGATCATCGTTAACCAGGGACACGAAGAAGCGGTAAGGCGGATTTTTGAAAAGTGGGATCTGCCTTATGCCTTGATCGGCCGGGTCACCGGCGACGGCATGATGCGGGTTCGAACAAAAAGTGAGGTCTGCGTGGAGATTCCTGCAAGCAAACTGGCCGACGACGCCCCGGTCTATGCGCGGGAGGAGCGTCCACCGGTTCCCGAACCCGAGCTCGACCTGCAGACCGTGCCCGCCGCCGACGTGGAAAAAGCCCTGGTCCGCGTGTTGGGGCACCCCACCATCGCATCAAAACGTTGGATTTACCGCCAGTACGATCACACGGTCCGTGCCGGTACGGTGGTTCCGCCGGGGTCGGATGCCGCGGTGTTCTACGTGCGCGAAGCCGGGAAATTCCTGGCCGCCACTTCGGACTGCAACGGGCTGTATTGCCGGCTTGATCCGCGGGAAGGCGCCCGGATCGCGGTGGCGGAAGCGGCCCGCAACCTTGTCTGCTCCGGGGCCACCCCGCTTGCCGTCACCGATAACCTGAATTTCGGCAACCCGTACCGTCCGGAAAACTTCTGGCAACTGCGCGAAGCGGTGGACGGTCTTGCCGAGGCATGCCGCGAATTCGGTTTACCCGTGACCGGCGGCAACGTCAGCCTGTATAACCAGAACCCGGCCGGCGCGATCGACCCGACCCCGACGGTGGGCATGGTCGGTCTGATCGACGATCGGGCCTGGATCACGCGGCAACATTTTCGCCAGGCAGGTGACGTGGTGCTGCTGATCGGCGATCCCGGAACCGAATTAGGCGGGTCACAATACCTGAAGCTGATCCACGGCCGTAAAGCGGGCCGTCCGCCCCGGTTGGATTACCAAAAGGAGAAGGCGTCTCAGGCTGCGGTGCGCCGCCTGATCCGGGCAGGGTGGTTGCAAAGCGCTCACGATTGTTCCGAAGGCGGTTTAGGCGTCGCGCTGGCTGAGGCGTGCTTCTCAACGGAAGCTCGCCTCGGTGCCCGGCTCCGGCTCCAGGCGCCCGGCCTGCGGGATGACCAGGCACTCTTCAACGAGAGCCAGTCGCGCATCGTCGTTTCCGTGGTTCCGGCCCGGGCCGACGAAGCGATCGGACTGGCGGCTGAAGCGGGGGCGCCGGTCCAACGGCTCGGCGAAGTCGGCGGTGACGCGCTTTCCATCTCGGTAAACGACCGCGAGTATCGATGGGACGTGGAAGGGATTTTCGATTCGTGGTATTTTAGCATCGAGCGCCTGATGTCGTCAGGATTTAGCGGATAG
- a CDS encoding acetolactate synthase, producing the protein MKQFSVFLLNKVGALLELVKLLNDHDVHVLALNSQDSTDSALVRLIVSDPDMVESLFELHEIAYSISEILVVEMRETAVDLKRMLQALLMAEVNIQVCYPILYRPHGRSALALHVDDLDCSWTVLAGEGFQVLHQIDLSR; encoded by the coding sequence GTGAAGCAGTTCTCAGTTTTCCTCCTTAACAAGGTAGGGGCGCTCCTTGAACTGGTAAAACTGTTGAATGACCATGACGTGCACGTCCTGGCTCTGAACTCGCAGGACTCCACGGATTCGGCTTTGGTGCGTCTCATTGTCAGCGACCCAGACATGGTCGAGAGCCTGTTCGAGCTGCACGAGATCGCTTACAGCATTTCCGAAATCCTGGTCGTGGAAATGCGCGAAACGGCCGTCGACCTGAAACGGATGCTCCAGGCGTTGCTCATGGCGGAGGTTAACATCCAGGTTTGTTATCCCATCCTGTATCGGCCGCATGGACGGTCTGCCCTGGCGCTGCATGTGGACGACCTCGATTGCAGCTGGACGGTCCTCGCAGGCGAAGGCTTTCAGGTCCTGCATCAAATTGACCTTTCACGGTAG
- the purS gene encoding phosphoribosylformylglycinamidine synthase subunit PurS, with translation MKVHVIVMPKRSVLDPQGVAVRNAVREAGVSGLQGVRVGKFLELEFETEPDAAGLDEVCRDLLSNPVIEDYVIERSAGRQI, from the coding sequence ATCAAGGTTCACGTCATCGTCATGCCAAAACGCAGCGTCCTGGATCCGCAGGGCGTTGCGGTGCGCAACGCGGTGCGTGAAGCCGGGGTCTCGGGTCTGCAAGGCGTGCGGGTCGGCAAGTTTCTTGAACTGGAATTCGAGACCGAGCCCGACGCGGCCGGTCTGGATGAAGTCTGCCGCGACCTGTTGTCCAACCCCGTCATCGAGGATTACGTGATCGAACGGTCTGCGGGCCGGCAAATATGA
- a CDS encoding TetR/AcrR family transcriptional regulator, whose translation MRPVSGAKQRLLHTALDLLWQRSYGSISVDDICSQAAVNKGSFYYAFRTKSELAVAAFETHWNGMRPAMDAAFSSQNDPLVRLDQYCDLVVRDQLERYRALGKILGCPFCSLGCELSTQDDAVRAKTREICDRIIRYLVATLRDAIAQGVLPPGVEPDELGREIFCYRTGVLVQAKIENNPEALNDLKPGLFRHLGLAPVAGA comes from the coding sequence GTGAGACCCGTCAGCGGCGCCAAGCAACGTTTGCTGCATACTGCCCTCGACCTGCTCTGGCAGCGCAGTTATGGCTCCATCAGCGTCGATGACATCTGTTCCCAGGCCGCCGTCAACAAGGGAAGCTTTTATTACGCGTTCAGAACCAAGTCCGAACTGGCCGTGGCGGCCTTCGAGACCCATTGGAACGGGATGCGGCCGGCTATGGACGCCGCCTTCTCGTCCCAGAACGATCCCCTCGTCCGTCTCGACCAGTACTGCGACCTCGTCGTTCGCGACCAGCTCGAGCGCTACCGGGCGCTGGGCAAGATCCTGGGGTGCCCCTTTTGTTCGCTCGGATGCGAATTAAGCACCCAGGATGACGCCGTCCGGGCGAAGACGCGGGAGATTTGCGACCGGATCATACGTTACCTCGTCGCCACGCTGCGGGATGCGATTGCCCAAGGGGTTTTGCCGCCAGGCGTCGAGCCGGACGAACTCGGGCGCGAAATCTTTTGTTACCGGACGGGGGTGTTGGTGCAGGCAAAAATTGAGAACAACCCGGAGGCGTTGAACGATCTTAAACCGGGTTTGTTTCGCCATCTGGGACTGGCGCCCGTGGCTGGGGCGTGA